The following are encoded in a window of Methylicorpusculum oleiharenae genomic DNA:
- a CDS encoding NAD(P)-binding protein produces the protein MSKNPSDVTRPANLQSHELGTGAIRSQRPVYKDFLPPCNNACPAGENIQAWLALVQAGHFKQAWQVIMQDNPLPSVHGRVCYHPCETSCNRSHFDSAVSIHAVERFLGDMAVAEGWTIESEAAPSGKRVLIIGAGPSGLSAAYHLARKGHKAVIYEAGPVAGGMMRFGIPTYRLPRKELDQEIARIESLGVEIILNRKVNNLLADKKEGNFDAVFVAVGAHLSKRVDIPAREASKMLDAVTFLREVAAGNSPKIGRKVAIYGGGNTAMDAARTAKRLGAEEALIIYRRDREHMPAHDFEADEALEEGVKINWLRTIKEMDETSLTVEVMTIDKNGRPQPTGQYDTLEADSLILAVGQETDTGFLQAVPGIDYKDDGTVIVDSTMQTGSNGIFAGGDMVPSERTVTVAVGHGKKAARHIDAWLSNSRYTQPPKHDLVSHEHLHTWYSTDADQKAQGILDSGQRAGSFTEIVSGLTTADATFEAQRCYSCGNCFECDGCYGSCPETAVVKLGPGNRYRFDYEKCTGCAVCYEQCPCHAIEMQSEQGA, from the coding sequence ATGAGCAAGAATCCTTCTGATGTCACGCGTCCGGCTAATCTTCAAAGTCACGAATTGGGTACGGGTGCCATTCGCAGTCAACGGCCTGTTTACAAAGACTTTTTACCACCTTGTAACAATGCCTGCCCGGCGGGTGAAAACATTCAAGCCTGGCTTGCTTTAGTACAGGCCGGTCATTTTAAGCAGGCCTGGCAGGTCATCATGCAGGACAATCCATTGCCCTCTGTGCATGGCCGCGTCTGCTATCATCCCTGCGAAACCAGCTGCAACCGTTCACATTTTGATAGCGCCGTCAGCATTCATGCTGTTGAACGCTTTCTCGGCGATATGGCGGTAGCCGAAGGCTGGACCATTGAATCCGAGGCCGCACCCAGCGGCAAACGCGTGTTAATTATCGGTGCCGGGCCCAGCGGCTTATCAGCCGCTTATCATTTGGCGAGAAAAGGACATAAAGCGGTCATTTACGAAGCGGGCCCGGTCGCCGGCGGTATGATGCGCTTTGGAATTCCGACCTACCGTTTACCGCGTAAAGAACTGGATCAGGAAATTGCCCGCATAGAATCTTTAGGCGTCGAAATCATCCTTAATCGCAAAGTTAATAATCTTTTAGCCGATAAAAAGGAAGGCAATTTTGACGCGGTATTTGTTGCTGTCGGTGCGCATTTAAGCAAACGCGTCGACATACCGGCCAGGGAAGCCTCAAAAATGCTGGATGCCGTAACTTTCTTACGTGAGGTTGCCGCAGGAAATTCGCCCAAAATAGGCCGTAAAGTGGCTATATACGGCGGCGGTAATACCGCAATGGATGCGGCCCGAACCGCCAAACGACTTGGCGCAGAAGAAGCCTTGATTATCTATCGCCGCGACCGCGAACATATGCCAGCTCATGATTTCGAAGCGGATGAAGCGCTGGAAGAAGGCGTCAAAATCAACTGGCTGCGGACGATCAAGGAAATGGATGAGACATCATTGACCGTTGAGGTCATGACCATTGACAAGAATGGCCGCCCGCAACCGACAGGGCAATACGATACATTGGAAGCCGACTCACTGATTCTGGCGGTCGGACAGGAAACGGATACGGGGTTTTTACAAGCCGTGCCTGGAATTGATTATAAAGATGACGGCACCGTTATCGTGGATTCGACCATGCAAACCGGATCAAACGGCATCTTTGCCGGCGGCGACATGGTGCCCAGCGAACGGACTGTTACGGTCGCCGTCGGACACGGCAAAAAAGCGGCCCGGCACATTGATGCCTGGCTAAGCAACAGCCGCTATACCCAGCCACCAAAACATGACTTGGTCAGCCATGAGCACCTCCACACCTGGTATTCGACGGATGCCGATCAAAAAGCCCAGGGCATTCTGGACTCCGGGCAACGCGCCGGAAGCTTCACTGAAATTGTCTCAGGACTTACGACTGCCGATGCCACTTTTGAAGCGCAGCGCTGCTATTCTTGCGGCAATTGCTTTGAATGTGACGGCTGTTACGGCTCGTGTCCTGAAACTGCCGTGGTCAAACTGGGCCCCGGAAATCGTTACCGCTTTGATTATGAAAAATGTACCGGGTGTGCCGTCTGTTACGAACAATGCCCGTGTCATGCCATAGAAATGCAATCTGAACAGGGAGCTTAA
- a CDS encoding cell division protein ZapA yields MNKNVSAITINILSKEYKIACAPEEQTGLLESARQLDNQMRKIRDSGKVVGTDRIAVMAALNLAHELHIAETRNRELERNLTETLIKLSGKIENVLENSETR; encoded by the coding sequence ATGAACAAAAATGTATCAGCAATTACCATCAACATTCTGAGCAAAGAATATAAAATTGCCTGCGCACCTGAAGAACAAACCGGCCTGCTTGAGTCAGCCCGGCAACTCGACAATCAGATGCGCAAAATCAGAGATTCCGGCAAAGTGGTCGGTACGGACAGAATAGCCGTAATGGCTGCCCTTAATCTGGCGCATGAATTACACATTGCAGAAACCCGCAACCGGGAGCTTGAGAGGAATCTCACAGAAACTCTTATCAAATTAAGCGGAAAAATAGAAAACGTTTTGGAAAATTCAGAAACGCGCTAG
- a CDS encoding TIGR02449 family protein produces the protein MTHPENVQSLELKDLEDKLDQLIEQYNSLKNENNSLKIKQEELVRQKAKLLEKTSLARTRVEAMISRLKAMEHGA, from the coding sequence ATGACACATCCTGAAAATGTTCAGTCTCTTGAATTGAAAGATCTGGAAGACAAGCTGGATCAACTAATAGAGCAATACAATTCATTAAAAAACGAAAATAACTCGCTCAAAATCAAACAAGAAGAACTGGTTCGTCAAAAAGCCAAATTACTCGAAAAAACCAGCCTGGCCAGAACCCGGGTCGAAGCTATGATATCCCGGTTAAAAGCAATGGAGCACGGCGCATGA
- a CDS encoding UPF0149 family protein, producing the protein MDYHVFESLFVASGTHCSVAEAHGLATGMLCVDERADAANWLTELFDADADSDSSAFNKFFEATRASITSDDYRFDLLLPDDLDDLEEQVEALRDWCQGFLFGVGYSGGSGAWPGEISEILKDIVEITKIEAGQYSSADADQEDLDAKAEEDKAAFIEINEYLRASVYMIREEFLSRAESATH; encoded by the coding sequence ATGGATTATCACGTTTTTGAATCTCTTTTTGTCGCTTCCGGCACCCATTGCTCGGTCGCCGAGGCTCATGGCCTGGCAACCGGAATGTTATGTGTTGATGAGCGTGCGGACGCGGCCAATTGGTTAACCGAATTGTTTGATGCGGATGCAGACAGCGATTCTTCGGCTTTCAACAAATTTTTTGAAGCTACCCGCGCATCGATAACCAGCGACGACTACCGTTTTGACTTGTTGTTGCCGGATGACCTAGATGATCTTGAAGAACAGGTCGAGGCCCTACGCGATTGGTGTCAGGGTTTCTTGTTTGGCGTCGGTTATTCCGGAGGCTCAGGTGCCTGGCCTGGAGAAATCAGTGAAATTCTGAAGGATATTGTTGAAATTACCAAAATCGAAGCTGGACAATACAGCAGTGCTGATGCCGATCAAGAGGATCTGGACGCAAAAGCCGAAGAAGACAAGGCTGCTTTCATAGAAATTAACGAGTATCTTCGTGCCTCGGTTTATATGATACGCGAAGAATTTCTCAGTCGGGCTGAAAGCGCTACCCATTGA